The following are encoded in a window of Halorarum salinum genomic DNA:
- a CDS encoding cation:proton antiporter domain-containing protein, whose protein sequence is MAGTLIALVAAIIGVGVVAQVLSDRFQVPSIIFLLAAGIALGPEGLGVITENSFGEALPTIVGLSVAIIVFEGAFHLRFETLRQAPRATLRLVTFGALVAFVATTVVVQVALPAVSWPVAALIGALLVATGPTVITPILEVVPVRDRVEAVLETEGIVNDVTAAILAVVIFEAILSGTTAPGALLTLFVERLGTGVLVGALVAGAVFYALRYVDLSPSNAPRNARLLVLAGALVAYGAADAFFTEAGIAAVATAGVLLGNADVPYEEDITDFKGDVTLVVLSFVFIALAALLEFEELLALGWGGLIVVLAVMLLVRPALVLLSTAGDRFTRNERLFMSFAGPRGIIPASVSTLFAVQLTERGMPEAANALVGTVFLVILATVVLEGGFARRIAEALDVIPMRVLIIGGGTVGRSLATRLEERGENVVVIETDEEQVRTARNEGHTVHIGDGTDSEVLEAAGGANARTVVAATGDDDVNLLVSQLAASKFDPETILARVNDPDNVAAFEELGVRTVASTFATAQALDNYIERPALADWMGEIGRSGDVQEVEVTAPAITGRSVRELGPELPERSIIALVTRDGEAEVPTAEFTFRTGDRVTLIGQREAVREAMRRFHPS, encoded by the coding sequence GTGGCGGGGACGCTCATCGCGCTCGTCGCGGCCATCATCGGCGTCGGCGTCGTCGCCCAGGTGCTATCGGACCGCTTCCAGGTGCCGAGCATCATCTTCCTCCTCGCGGCCGGCATCGCGCTCGGACCGGAGGGACTCGGCGTCATCACCGAGAACTCCTTCGGCGAAGCGCTCCCGACCATCGTCGGGCTCTCGGTCGCGATCATCGTCTTCGAGGGGGCGTTCCACCTCCGCTTCGAGACGCTCCGACAGGCGCCGCGCGCCACGCTTCGGCTGGTCACGTTCGGCGCGCTCGTCGCCTTCGTCGCGACGACGGTCGTCGTCCAGGTCGCGCTGCCGGCCGTCTCCTGGCCCGTCGCGGCGCTCATCGGGGCGCTGCTCGTCGCCACCGGCCCGACGGTCATCACGCCCATCCTGGAGGTGGTCCCGGTCCGCGACCGCGTCGAGGCGGTCCTCGAGACCGAGGGCATCGTCAACGACGTGACCGCGGCCATCCTCGCGGTCGTCATCTTCGAGGCCATCCTATCGGGGACGACCGCGCCCGGCGCGCTCCTCACGCTGTTCGTCGAACGGCTCGGCACGGGCGTCCTCGTCGGCGCCCTCGTCGCCGGCGCGGTGTTCTACGCGCTCCGGTACGTCGACCTCTCCCCGAGCAACGCCCCGCGCAACGCCCGCCTGCTGGTGCTCGCCGGCGCGCTGGTCGCCTACGGCGCGGCCGACGCGTTCTTCACGGAGGCCGGCATCGCCGCCGTGGCGACGGCGGGCGTGCTGCTCGGCAACGCCGACGTCCCGTACGAGGAGGACATCACCGACTTCAAGGGCGACGTGACGCTCGTCGTCCTCTCGTTCGTGTTCATCGCGCTCGCGGCGCTGCTGGAGTTCGAGGAGCTCCTCGCGCTCGGCTGGGGCGGGCTGATCGTCGTGCTCGCGGTGATGCTTCTAGTCCGCCCGGCGCTGGTCCTCCTCTCGACCGCGGGGGACCGGTTCACCCGGAACGAGCGACTGTTCATGTCGTTCGCCGGGCCGCGGGGCATCATCCCGGCGTCGGTGTCGACGCTGTTCGCCGTACAGCTCACCGAGCGGGGCATGCCCGAGGCCGCGAACGCGCTCGTCGGCACGGTGTTCCTGGTCATCCTCGCGACGGTCGTGCTGGAGGGCGGGTTCGCCCGCCGGATCGCGGAGGCGCTGGACGTGATACCAATGCGTGTACTCATCATCGGGGGCGGGACCGTGGGGCGCAGCCTCGCGACCCGCCTCGAAGAACGGGGAGAGAACGTCGTCGTCATCGAGACCGACGAGGAACAGGTACGGACGGCCCGGAACGAGGGCCACACGGTCCACATCGGCGACGGAACCGACTCGGAGGTGCTGGAGGCGGCCGGCGGCGCCAACGCGCGGACCGTCGTCGCCGCGACGGGGGACGACGACGTGAACCTGCTGGTCTCCCAGCTGGCCGCCTCGAAGTTCGACCCGGAGACGATCCTCGCGCGGGTGAACGACCCCGACAACGTCGCGGCCTTCGAGGAACTCGGCGTCCGGACCGTGGCGTCGACCTTCGCGACCGCCCAGGCGCTGGACAACTACATCGAGCGCCCGGCGCTCGCCGACTGGATGGGGGAGATCGGCCGCTCCGGGGACGTCCAGGAGGTCGAGGTGACCGCCCCGGCGATCACCGGCCGCTCCGTCCGCGAACTGGGGCCCGAACTCCCGGAGCGGAGCATCATCGCGCTGGTCACGCGGGACGGCGAGGCCGAGGTGCCGACCGCGGAGTTCACCTTCCGGACCGGCGATCGCGTCACGCTCATCGGGCAGAGGGAGGCCGTCCGCGAGGCGATGCGGCGCTTCCACCCGAGCTGA
- a CDS encoding AMP-dependent synthetase/ligase, with protein sequence MAWRQAEREFDPDLTRDSLAATFDASARRNADRVAQRYKGGVYDRSLVRGGVVDAAPEGEYADLTYAEMHDLVRRLSAGFRDLGVAPGDRVAVFAHTRMEWAQTDFALLGAGGVVTTVYTSSSRGQVRHLLSDPGASGVVVENRDLLERVLAVEDDLDLEFLVLLDGDPHEREDVHTLAEVHDRGAELDPGDGWVVDRELDDLASLIYTSGTTGTPKGAELTHRNFLANVDQCYRRFGPRPDRAGSGVPGIDADSVTLSYLPLAHVFERLAGHFLMFAAGATVAYAESPDTLRDDFGLVRPTTATSVPRVYEKLYAAIREEASESGPKERVFEWATDVGREHHRADDPGAWLELRYALADRLVFSSVKEALGGNVEFFISGGGSLSAELCELYHAMGVPILEGYGLTETAPVVAVNPPEEPKVGTIGPPVVGVDVKVDSTVAGASGDAEGEVGELLVRGPNVFRGYRNLPEKTEAAFDGDVPASEARGGTDELQSSERWFRTGDVVELRPDGYVAFRERAKQLMKLSTGKYVPPGALEDAFAASEYVEQAMVLGDGRKFVSALVVPNVPAVREWAEGEGVDPPEDRRELCRDGRVRELVQREVDRVNEGFERHERIKRFRLVPEEFSEENDLLTPTMKKKRRNVLDRYADQVDLLYEEPAEKPA encoded by the coding sequence ATGGCTTGGAGGCAGGCGGAACGGGAGTTCGACCCCGACCTCACGCGGGACTCCCTCGCGGCGACCTTCGACGCGAGCGCCCGCCGGAACGCCGACCGGGTCGCACAGCGGTACAAGGGGGGCGTGTACGACCGCTCGCTCGTCCGCGGCGGCGTGGTCGACGCCGCGCCCGAGGGCGAGTACGCCGACCTGACGTACGCAGAGATGCACGACCTCGTCCGGCGACTCTCCGCCGGCTTTCGCGACCTCGGCGTGGCGCCCGGCGACCGCGTGGCCGTCTTCGCCCACACGCGGATGGAGTGGGCCCAGACCGACTTCGCCTTGCTGGGCGCCGGCGGCGTCGTCACGACCGTCTACACCTCCTCTTCGAGGGGGCAGGTCCGTCACCTGCTCTCGGACCCGGGCGCATCCGGCGTCGTCGTCGAGAACCGGGACCTGCTGGAGCGGGTCCTCGCCGTGGAGGACGACCTCGACCTGGAGTTCCTCGTGCTGCTCGACGGCGACCCCCACGAGCGCGAGGACGTCCACACGCTCGCGGAGGTCCACGACAGGGGCGCGGAGCTGGACCCCGGCGACGGCTGGGTGGTGGACCGCGAGCTCGACGACCTCGCGAGCCTCATCTACACCTCCGGCACCACGGGCACCCCGAAGGGCGCCGAACTCACCCACCGGAACTTCCTGGCGAACGTCGACCAGTGCTACCGGCGGTTCGGCCCCCGCCCCGACAGGGCGGGGTCGGGGGTGCCCGGCATCGACGCGGACTCGGTCACCCTGTCGTACCTCCCGCTCGCGCACGTCTTCGAGCGGCTCGCCGGCCACTTCCTCATGTTCGCGGCCGGCGCGACCGTCGCGTACGCCGAGTCGCCCGACACGCTCCGGGACGACTTCGGGCTGGTTCGCCCGACGACGGCGACGAGCGTTCCCCGGGTGTACGAGAAGCTCTACGCGGCCATCCGCGAGGAGGCGAGCGAGTCAGGCCCGAAGGAGCGCGTCTTCGAGTGGGCGACCGACGTCGGCCGGGAGCACCACCGCGCCGACGACCCGGGGGCGTGGCTGGAACTCCGGTACGCGCTCGCGGACCGGCTCGTCTTCTCCTCGGTGAAGGAGGCGCTCGGCGGCAACGTGGAGTTCTTCATCTCCGGCGGCGGGTCGCTCTCGGCGGAGCTGTGCGAGCTCTACCACGCGATGGGCGTCCCCATCCTCGAGGGGTACGGGCTCACCGAGACCGCCCCCGTCGTGGCGGTGAACCCGCCGGAGGAGCCGAAGGTCGGCACCATCGGCCCGCCGGTCGTCGGCGTCGACGTGAAGGTGGACTCGACGGTCGCTGGCGCGTCGGGTGACGCCGAGGGGGAGGTCGGGGAGCTGCTCGTGAGGGGCCCCAACGTCTTCCGGGGCTACCGCAACCTCCCGGAGAAGACCGAGGCGGCCTTCGACGGGGACGTCCCCGCGAGCGAAGCGAGGGGGGGTACGGACGAACTTCAGTCGTCCGAAAGGTGGTTCCGAACCGGCGACGTGGTCGAACTCCGCCCGGACGGCTACGTCGCCTTCCGCGAGCGCGCGAAGCAGCTGATGAAGCTCTCGACCGGGAAGTACGTCCCCCCGGGCGCGTTGGAGGACGCCTTCGCCGCCTCGGAGTACGTCGAGCAGGCGATGGTGCTCGGGGACGGCCGGAAGTTCGTCTCCGCGCTCGTCGTCCCGAACGTCCCGGCCGTCCGCGAGTGGGCCGAGGGGGAAGGGGTCGACCCGCCGGAGGACCGTCGGGAACTGTGCCGGGACGGGCGCGTCCGCGAACTCGTCCAGCGGGAGGTCGACCGCGTGAACGAGGGGTTCGAGCGGCACGAGCGGATCAAGCGGTTCCGGCTGGTTCCCGAGGAGTTCTCCGAGGAGAACGACCTGCTCACGCCGACGATGAAGAAGAAACGACGGAACGTCCTCGACCGCTACGCCGACCAGGTCGACCTGCTGTACGAGGAACCGGCCGAGAAACCGGCCTGA